The Erpetoichthys calabaricus chromosome 5, fErpCal1.3, whole genome shotgun sequence genome has a segment encoding these proteins:
- the LOC114641729 gene encoding zona pellucida sperm-binding protein 4-like isoform X8 — protein MERLDCWYLFWLVLCVSGAHLAASRSGDVIKKCDDVDSMMTLSFAGSPHIFLQKTRGGLVKVTKDLPGIFLRVIAGRTTLTVPFSSSYAHVSEQGSQYVVTIAVGSRSNVKTFTCPKPARRSVSVAERCAVADSEKLPCGGSSSISQADCEANNCCYDSSSSTSPCYYANDVTVQCTLDGQFVVVVSENVTLPPLDLGSLQLVDSSSPSCSPVTSLSSFVMYQFPVSACGTTVQLAGGNVTYQNTMSAAITVSSGPDGSITRDSVYKLFFQCTYSGSQDVQVEAEVYTVAPPLPVVEQGPFDLELVIATDSSYGYYYVDADYPVTKTLRDPVAVEVHIVNRTDPNLVLTLGDCWVTPGPSASSQPQWSLLVNGCPYTGDNYLTSLVTVDSTSGVAYPSHYKRFVFEMFAFVDPVAQQALAEKIFIYCVAAACYPSATDPCSQTCPSRRSGRAADKVELMAPARKNVLLHSGPVILEADQVETSRIEQKASLPTGYLVLGAAATLVMVVLILAVLAVRRLNWKNVNQKC, from the exons ATGGAGCGTTTGGATTGCTGGTATCTTTTCTGGCTGGTTTTGTGCGTGTCGGGCGCTCATCTTGCAGCTTCTCGGTCAGGGGACGTGATTAAGAAATGTGACGACGTCGACAGCATGATGACTCTGTCATTTGCTGGTTCTCCGCACATTTTTCTTCAGA AGACTAGAGGCGGACTGGTAAAGGTGACCAAAGACCTCCCAGGAATTTTTCTCCGAGTAATAGCTGGCCGCACCACACTAACGGTCCCCTTTTCTTCGTCGTACGCTCACGTGTCTGAGCAG GGCTCCCAGTATGTCGTGACCATTGCTGTTGGATCAAGATCAAATGTGAAAACCTTCACCTGTCCTAAGCCAG CTCGTCGATCGGTGAGTGTTGCTGAGAGATGTGCAGTTGCAGACAGTGAGAAGCTCCCTTGTGGAGGGTCTTCATCCATTAGTCAAGCGGACTGTGAAGCCAACAACTGTTGCTACGATTCAAGCAGCAGCACCAGTCCATGCTACTATGCCAATGATG TGACTGTGCAGTGCACCCTGGATGGCCAGTTTGTGGTGGTGGTGTCTGAGAATGTGACCCTTCCTCCCCTGGATCTTGGGTCCCTCCAGTTGGTGGACAGCAGTTCCCCGAGTTGCAGCCCTGTGACCAGCCTGTCTAGCTTTGTCATGTACCAGTTTCCAGTCAGTGCCTGTGGCACCACAGTTCAG cTGGCTGGTGGAAATGTGACCTACCAGAACACCATGTCTGCGGCCATCACTGTGAGCAGTGGTCCAGATGGCTCCATCACCAGGGACAGTGTCTACAA GTTATTCTTCCAGTGCACCTACTCGGGAAGCCAGGATGTGCAAGTGGAGGCTGAGGTGTATACTGTGGCGCCACCTCTTCCAGTAGTAGAGCAAGGGCCGTTTGACCTGGAATTGGTCATTGCTACAG ATTCCTCCTACGGCTACTACTATGTAGATGCTGACTACCCAGTGACCAAAACTCTGAGGGATCCTGTGGCTGTGGAAGTGCACATCGTGAACAGGACTGATCCAAACCTTGTTCTGACTCTTGGGGACTGCTGGGTCACCCCAGGACCTTCTGCCTCCAGCCAGCCACAGTGGAGTCTTCTAGTGAATGG ATGTCCATACACAGGGGACAACTATTTGACCAGCTTGGTGACAGTGGACAGCACATCTGGAGTGGCCTACCCAAGTCATTACAAGAGATTTGTGTTTGAGATGTTTGCTTTTGTGGACCCTGTAGCTCAGCAAGCCTTGGCTGAAAAG ATCTTCATCTACTGTGTTGCTGCTGCCTGCTATCCCTCTGCCACAGACCCTTGTTCTCAAACTTGCCCCTCTAGAA GATCTGGCAGAGCTGCAGACAAGGTGGAACTGATGGCTCCTGCCAGGAAGAATGTGCTCCTTCACAGTGGTCCTGTAATCTTGGAGGCTGACCAGGTGGAAACTTCCAGAATTGAGCAGAAAG CCTCTCTTCCCACTGGATACCTGGTGTTAGGAGCTGCAGCTACCCTGGTGATGGTGGTGCTCATTTTGGCTGTACTTGCTGTAAGAAGGTTGAACTGgaaaaatgtgaatcagaaatgTTAA
- the LOC114641729 gene encoding zona pellucida sperm-binding protein 4-like isoform X3: protein MERLDCWYLFWLVLCVSGAHLAASRSGDVIKKCDDVDSMMTLSFAGSPHIFLQKTRGGLVKVTKDLPGIFLRVIAGRTTLTVPFSSSYAHVSEQGSQYVVTIAVGSRSNVKTFTCPKPARRSVSVAERCAVADSEKLPCGGSSSISQADCEANNCCYDSSSSTSPCYYANDVTVQCTLDGQFVVVVSENVTLPPLDLASILLVDSSSPSCSPVTSLSSFVMYQFPVSACGSTVQLAGGNVTYQNTMSAAITVSSGPDGSITRDSVYKLFFQCTYSGSQDVQVEAEVYTVAPPLPVVEQGPFDLELVIATDSSYGYYYVDADYPVTKTLRDPVAVEVHIVNRTDPNLVLTLGDCWVTPGPSASSQPQWSLLVNGCPYTGDNYLTSLVTVDSTSGVAYPSHYKRFVFEMFAFVDPVAQQALAEKIFIYCVAAACYPSATDPCSQTCPSRRSGRAADKVELMAPARKNVLLHSGPVILEADQVETSRIEQKASLPTGYLVLGAAATLVMVVLILAVLAVRRLNWKNVNQKC from the exons ATGGAGCGTTTGGATTGCTGGTATCTTTTCTGGCTGGTTTTGTGCGTGTCGGGCGCTCATCTTGCAGCTTCTCGGTCAGGGGACGTGATTAAGAAATGTGACGACGTCGACAGCATGATGACTCTGTCATTTGCTGGTTCTCCGCACATTTTTCTTCAGA AGACTAGAGGCGGACTGGTAAAGGTGACCAAAGACCTCCCAGGAATTTTTCTCCGAGTAATAGCTGGCCGCACCACACTAACGGTCCCCTTTTCTTCGTCGTACGCTCACGTGTCTGAGCAG GGCTCCCAGTATGTCGTGACCATTGCTGTTGGATCAAGATCAAATGTGAAAACCTTCACCTGTCCTAAGCCAG CTCGTCGATCGGTGAGTGTTGCTGAGAGATGTGCAGTTGCAGACAGTGAGAAGCTCCCTTGTGGAGGGTCTTCATCCATTAGTCAAGCGGACTGTGAAGCCAACAACTGTTGCTACGATTCAAGCAGCAGCACCAGTCCATGCTACTATGCCAATGATG TGACTGTGCAGTGCACCCTGGATGGCCAGTTTGTGGTGGTGGTGTCTGAGAATGTGACCCTTCCTCCCCTGGATCTTGCGTCCATCCTGTTGGTGGACAGCAGTTCCCCCAGTTGCAGCCCTGTGACCAGCCTGTCTAGCTTTGTCATGTACCAGTTTCCAGTCAGTGCCTGTGGCAGCACAGTTCAG cTGGCTGGTGGAAATGTGACCTACCAGAACACCATGTCTGCGGCCATCACTGTGAGCAGTGGTCCAGATGGCTCCATCACCAGGGACAGTGTCTACAA GTTATTCTTCCAGTGCACCTACTCGGGAAGCCAGGATGTGCAAGTGGAGGCTGAGGTGTATACTGTGGCGCCACCTCTTCCAGTAGTAGAGCAAGGGCCGTTTGACCTGGAATTGGTCATTGCTACAG ATTCCTCCTACGGCTACTACTATGTAGATGCTGACTACCCAGTGACCAAAACTCTGAGGGATCCTGTGGCTGTGGAAGTGCACATCGTGAACAGGACTGATCCAAACCTTGTTCTGACTCTTGGGGACTGCTGGGTCACCCCAGGACCTTCTGCCTCCAGCCAGCCACAGTGGAGTCTTCTAGTGAATGG ATGTCCATACACAGGGGACAACTATTTGACCAGCTTGGTGACAGTGGACAGCACATCTGGAGTGGCCTACCCAAGTCATTACAAGAGATTTGTGTTTGAGATGTTTGCTTTTGTGGACCCTGTAGCTCAGCAAGCCTTGGCTGAAAAG ATCTTCATCTACTGTGTTGCTGCTGCCTGCTATCCCTCTGCCACAGACCCTTGTTCTCAAACTTGCCCCTCTAGAA GATCTGGCAGAGCTGCAGACAAGGTGGAACTGATGGCTCCTGCCAGGAAGAATGTGCTCCTTCACAGTGGTCCTGTAATCTTGGAGGCTGACCAGGTGGAAACTTCCAGAATTGAGCAGAAAG CCTCTCTTCCCACTGGATACCTGGTGTTAGGAGCTGCAGCTACCCTGGTGATGGTGGTGCTCATTTTGGCTGTACTTGCTGTAAGAAGGTTGAACTGgaaaaatgtgaatcagaaatgTTAA
- the LOC114641729 gene encoding zona pellucida sperm-binding protein 4-like isoform X2 encodes MERLDCWYLFWLVLCVSGAHLAASRSGDVIKKCDDVDSMMTLSFAGSPHIFLQKTRGGLVKVTKDLPGIFLRVIAGRTTLTVPFSSSYAHVSEQGSQYVVTIAVGSRSNVKTFTCPKPARRSVSVAERCAVADSEKLPCGGSSSISQADCEANNCCYDSSSSTSPCYYANDVTVQCTLDGQFVVVVSENVTLPPLDLASILLVDSSSPSCSPVTSLSSFVMYQFPVSACGSTVQLAGGNVTYQNTMSAAITVSSGPDGSITRDSVYKLFFQCTYSGSQDVQVEAEVYTVAPPLPVVEQGPFDLELVIATDSSYGYYYVDADYPVTKTLRDPVAVEVHIVNRTDPNLVLTLGDCWVTPGPSASSQPQWSLLVNGCPYTGDNYLTSLVTVDSTSGVAYPSHYKRFVFEMFAFVDPVAQQALAEKIFIYCVAAACYPSATDPCSQTCPSRRSGRAADKVELMAPARKNVLLHSGPVILEADQVETSRIEQKASLPTGYLVLGAAATLVMVVLILAVLAVRRLNWKNVNQKC; translated from the exons ATGGAGCGTTTGGATTGCTGGTATCTTTTCTGGCTGGTTTTGTGCGTGTCGGGCGCTCATCTTGCAGCTTCTCGGTCAGGGGACGTGATTAAGAAATGTGACGACGTCGACAGCATGATGACTCTGTCATTTGCTGGTTCTCCGCACATTTTTCTTCAGA AGACTAGAGGCGGACTGGTAAAGGTGACCAAAGACCTCCCAGGAATTTTTCTCCGAGTAATAGCTGGCCGCACCACACTAACGGTCCCCTTTTCTTCGTCGTACGCTCACGTGTCTGAGCAG GGCTCCCAGTATGTCGTGACCATTGCTGTTGGATCAAGATCAAATGTGAAAACCTTCACCTGTCCTAAGCCAG CTCGTCGATCGGTGAGTGTTGCTGAGAGATGTGCAGTTGCAGACAGTGAGAAGCTCCCTTGTGGAGGGTCTTCATCCATTAGTCAAGCGGACTGTGAAGCCAACAACTGTTGCTACGATTCAAGCAGCAGCACCAGTCCATGCTACTATGCCAATGATG TGACTGTGCAGTGCACCCTGGATGGCCAGTTTGTGGTGGTGGTGTCTGAGAATGTGACCCTTCCTCCCCTGGATCTTGCGTCCATCCTGTTGGTGGACAGCAGTTCCCCCAGTTGCAGCCCTGTGACCAGCCTGTCTAGCTTTGTCATGTACCAGTTTCCAGTCAGTGCCTGTGGCAGCACAGTTCAG cTGGCTGGTGGAAATGTGACCTACCAGAACACCATGTCTGCTGCCATCACTGTGAGCAGTGGTCCAGATGGCTCCATCACCAGGGACAGTGTCTACAA GTTATTCTTCCAGTGCACCTACTCGGGAAGCCAGGATGTGCAAGTGGAGGCTGAGGTGTATACTGTGGCGCCACCTCTTCCAGTAGTAGAGCAAGGGCCGTTTGACCTGGAATTGGTCATTGCTACAG ATTCCTCCTACGGCTACTACTATGTAGATGCTGACTACCCAGTGACCAAAACTCTGAGGGATCCTGTGGCTGTGGAAGTGCACATCGTGAACAGGACTGATCCAAACCTTGTTCTGACTCTTGGGGACTGCTGGGTCACCCCAGGACCTTCTGCCTCCAGCCAGCCACAGTGGAGTCTTCTAGTGAATGG ATGTCCATACACAGGGGACAACTATTTGACCAGCTTGGTGACAGTGGACAGCACATCTGGAGTGGCCTACCCAAGTCATTACAAGAGATTTGTGTTTGAGATGTTTGCTTTTGTGGACCCTGTAGCTCAGCAAGCCTTGGCTGAAAAG ATCTTCATCTACTGTGTTGCTGCTGCCTGCTATCCCTCTGCCACAGACCCTTGTTCTCAAACTTGCCCCTCTAGAA GATCTGGCAGAGCTGCAGACAAGGTGGAACTGATGGCTCCTGCCAGGAAGAATGTGCTCCTTCACAGTGGTCCTGTAATCTTGGAGGCTGACCAGGTGGAAACTTCCAGAATTGAGCAGAAAG CCTCTCTTCCCACTGGATACCTGGTGTTAGGAGCTGCAGCTACCCTGGTGATGGTGGTGCTCATTTTGGCTGTACTTGCTGTAAGAAGGTTGAACTGgaaaaatgtgaatcagaaatgTTAA
- the LOC114641729 gene encoding zona pellucida sperm-binding protein 4-like isoform X4 produces the protein MERLDCWYLFWLVLCVSGAHLAASRSGDVIKKCDDVDSMMTLSFAGSPHIFLQKTRGGLVKVTKDLPGIFLRVIAGRTTLTVPFSSSYAHVSEQGSQYVVTIAVGSRSNVKTFTCPKPARRSVSVAERCAVADSEKLPCGGSSSISQADCEANNCCYDSSSSTSPCYYANDVTVQCTLDGQFVVVVSENVTLPPLDLASILLVDSSSPSCSPVTSLSSFVMYQFPVSACGSTVQLAGGNVTYQNTMSAAITVSSGPDGSITRDSVYKLFFQCTYSGSQDVQVEAEVYTVAPPLPVVEQGPFDLELVIATDSSYGYYYVDADYPVTKTLRDPVAVEVHIVNRTDPNLVLTLGDCWVTPGPSASSQPQWSLLVNGCPYTGDNYLTSLVTVDSTSGVAYPSHYKRFVFEMFAFVDPVAQQALAEKIFIYCVAAACYPSATDPCSQTCPSRRSGRAADKVELMAPARKNVLLHSGPVILEADQVETSRIEQKASLPTGYLVLGAAATLVMVVLILAVLAVRRLNWKNVNQKC, from the exons ATGGAGCGTTTGGATTGCTGGTATCTTTTCTGGCTGGTTTTGTGCGTGTCGGGCGCTCATCTTGCAGCTTCTCGGTCAGGGGACGTGATTAAGAAATGTGACGACGTCGACAGCATGATGACTCTGTCATTTGCTGGTTCTCCGCACATTTTTCTTCAGA AGACTAGAGGCGGACTGGTAAAGGTGACCAAAGACCTCCCAGGAATTTTTCTCCGAGTAATAGCTGGCCGCACCACACTAACGGTCCCCTTTTCTTCGTCGTACGCTCACGTGTCTGAGCAG GGCTCCCAGTATGTCGTGACCATTGCTGTTGGATCAAGATCAAATGTGAAAACCTTCACCTGTCCTAAGCCAG CTCGTCGATCGGTGAGTGTTGCTGAGAGATGTGCAGTTGCAGACAGTGAGAAGCTCCCTTGTGGAGGGTCTTCATCCATTAGTCAAGCGGACTGTGAAGCCAACAACTGTTGCTACGATTCAAGCAGCAGCACCAGTCCATGCTACTATGCCAATGATG TGACTGTGCAGTGCACCCTGGATGGCCAGTTTGTGGTGGTGGTGTCTGAGAATGTGACCCTTCCTCCCCTGGATCTTGCGTCCATCCTGTTGGTGGACAGCAGTTCCCCCAGTTGCAGCCCTGTGACCAGCCTGTCTAGCTTTGTCATGTACCAGTTTCCAGTCAGTGCCTGTGGCAGCACAGTTCAG cTGGCTGGTGGAAATGTGACCTACCAGAACACCATGTCTGCTGCCATCACTGTGAGCAGTGGTCCAGATGGCTCCATCACCAGGGACAGTGTCTACAA GTTATTCTTCCAGTGCACCTACTCGGGAAGCCAGGATGTGCAAGTGGAGGCTGAGGTGTATACTGTGGCGCCACCTCTTCCAGTAGTAGAGCAAGGGCCGTTTGACCTGGAATTGGTCATTGCAACAG ATTCCTCCTACGGCTACTACTATGTAGATGCTGACTACCCAGTGACCAAAACTCTGAGGGATCCTGTGGCTGTGGAAGTGCACATCGTGAACAGGACTGATCCAAACCTTGTTCTGACTCTTGGGGACTGCTGGGTCACCCCAGGACCTTCTGCCTCCAGCCAGCCACAGTGGAGTCTTCTAGTGAATGG ATGTCCATACACAGGGGACAACTATTTGACCAGCTTGGTGACAGTGGACAGCACATCTGGAGTGGCCTACCCAAGTCATTACAAGAGATTTGTGTTTGAGATGTTTGCTTTTGTGGACCCTGTAGCTCAGCAAGCCTTGGCTGAAAAG ATCTTCATCTACTGTGTTGCTGCTGCCTGCTATCCCTCTGCCACAGACCCTTGTTCTCAAACTTGCCCCTCTAGAA GATCTGGCAGAGCTGCAGACAAGGTGGAACTGATGGCTCCTGCCAGGAAGAATGTGCTCCTTCACAGTGGTCCTGTAATCTTGGAGGCTGACCAGGTGGAAACTTCCAGAATTGAGCAGAAAG CCTCTCTTCCCACTGGATACCTGGTGTTAGGAGCTGCAGCTACCCTGGTGATGGTGGTGCTCATTTTGGCTGTACTTGCTGTAAGAAGGTTGAACTGgaaaaatgtgaatcagaaatgTTAA
- the LOC114641729 gene encoding zona pellucida sperm-binding protein 4-like isoform X1, with protein MERLDCWYLFWLVLCVSGAHLAASRSGDVIKKCDDVDSMMTLSFAGSPHIFLQKTRGGLVKVTKDLPGIFLRVIAGRTTLTVPFSSSYAHVSEQGSQYVVTIAVGSRSNVKTFTCPKPARRSVSVAERCAVADSEKLPCGGSSSISQADCEANNCCYDSSSSTSPCYYANDVTVQCTLDGQFVVVVSENVTLPPLDLASILLVDSSSPSCSPVTSLSSFVMYQFPVSACGSTVQLAGGNVTYQNTMSAAITVSSGPDGSITRDSVYKLFFQCTYSGSQDVQVEAEVYTVAPPLPVVEQGPFDLELVIATDSSYGYYYVDADYPVTKTLRDPVAVEVHIVNRTDPNLVLTLGDCWVTPGPSASSQPQWSLLVNGCPYTGDNYLTSLVTVDSTSGVAYPSHYKRFVFEMFAFVDPVAQQALAEKIFIYCVAAACYPSATDPCSQTCPFRRSGRAADKVELMAPARKNVLLHSGPVILEADQVETSRIEQKASLPTGYLVLGAAATLVMVVLILAVLAVRRLNWKNVNQKC; from the exons ATGGAGCGTTTGGATTGCTGGTATCTTTTCTGGCTGGTTTTGTGCGTGTCGGGCGCTCATCTTGCAGCTTCTCGGTCAGGGGACGTGATTAAGAAATGTGACGACGTCGACAGCATGATGACTCTGTCATTTGCTGGTTCTCCGCACATTTTTCTTCAGA AGACTAGAGGCGGACTGGTAAAGGTGACCAAAGACCTCCCAGGAATTTTTCTCCGAGTAATAGCTGGCCGCACCACACTAACGGTCCCCTTTTCTTCGTCGTACGCTCACGTGTCTGAGCAG GGCTCCCAGTATGTCGTGACCATTGCTGTTGGATCAAGATCAAATGTGAAAACCTTCACCTGTCCTAAGCCAG CTCGTCGATCGGTGAGTGTTGCTGAGAGATGTGCAGTTGCAGACAGTGAGAAGCTCCCTTGTGGAGGGTCTTCATCCATTAGTCAAGCGGACTGTGAAGCCAACAACTGTTGCTACGATTCAAGCAGCAGCACCAGTCCATGCTACTATGCCAATGATG TGACTGTGCAGTGCACCCTGGATGGCCAGTTTGTGGTGGTGGTGTCTGAGAATGTGACCCTTCCTCCCCTGGATCTTGCGTCCATCCTGTTGGTGGACAGCAGTTCCCCCAGTTGCAGCCCTGTGACCAGCCTGTCTAGCTTTGTCATGTACCAGTTTCCAGTCAGTGCCTGTGGCAGCACAGTTCAG cTGGCTGGTGGAAATGTGACCTACCAGAACACCATGTCTGCTGCCATCACTGTGAGCAGTGGTCCAGATGGCTCCATCACCAGGGACAGTGTCTACAA GTTATTCTTCCAGTGCACCTACTCGGGAAGCCAGGATGTGCAAGTGGAGGCTGAGGTGTATACTGTGGCGCCACCTCTTCCAGTAGTAGAGCAAGGGCCGTTTGACCTGGAATTGGTCATTGCAACAG ATTCCTCCTACGGCTACTACTATGTAGATGCAGACTACCCAGTGACCAAAACTCTGAGGGATCCTGTGGCTGTGGAAGTGCACATCGTGAACAGGACTGACCCAAACCTTGTTCTGACTCTTGGGGACTGCTGGGTCACCCCAGGACCTTCTGCCTCCAGCCAGCCACAGTGGAGTCTTCTAGTGAATGG ATGTCCATACACGGGGGACAACTATTTGACCAGCTTGGTGACAGTGGACAGCACATCTGGAGTGGCCTACCCAAGTCATTACAAGAGATTTGTGTTTGAGATGTTTGCTTTTGTGGACCCTGTAGCTCAGCAAGCCTTGGCTGAAAAG ATCTTCATCTACTGTGTTGCTGCTGCCTGCTATCCCTCTGCCACAGACCCTTGTTCTCAAACTTGCCCCTTTAGAA GATCTGGCAGAGCTGCAGACAAGGTGGAACTGATGGCTCCTGCCAGGAAGAATGTGCTCCTTCACAGTGGTCCTGTAATCTTGGAGGCTGACCAGGTGGAAACTTCCAGAATTGAGCAGAAAG CCTCTCTTCCCACTGGATACCTGGTGTTAGGAGCTGCAGCTACCCTGGTGATGGTGGTGCTCATTTTGGCTGTACTTGCTGTAAGAAGGTTGAACTGgaaaaatgtgaatcagaaatgTTAA
- the LOC114641729 gene encoding zona pellucida sperm-binding protein 4-like isoform X5, producing the protein MERLDCWYLFWLVLCVSGAHLAASRSGDVIKKCDDVDSMMTLSFAGSPHIFLQKTRGGLVKVTKDLPGIFLRVIAGRTTLTVPFSSSYAHVSEQGSQYVVTIAVGSRSNVKTFTCPKPARRSVSVAERCAVADSEKLPCGGSSSISQADCEANNCCYDSSSSTSPCYYANDVTVQCTLDGQFVVVVSENVTLPPLDLASILLVDSSSPSCSPVTSLSSFVMYQFPVSACGSTVQLAGGNVTYQNTMSAAITVSSGPDGSITRDSVYKLFFQCTYSGSQDVQVEAEVYTVAPPLPVVEQGPFDLELVIATDSSYGYYYVDADYPVTKTLRDPVAVEVHIVNRTDPNLVLTLGDCWVTPGPSASSQPQWSLLVNGCPYTGDNYLTSLVTVDSTSGVAYPSHYKRFVFEMFAFVDPVAQQALAEKIFIYCVAAACYPSATDPCSQTCPFRRSGRAADKVELMAPARKNVLLHSGPVILEADQVETSRIEQKASLPTGYLVLGAAATLVMVVLILAVLAVRRLNWQNVNQKF; encoded by the exons ATGGAGCGTTTGGATTGCTGGTATCTTTTCTGGCTGGTTTTGTGCGTGTCGGGCGCTCATCTTGCAGCTTCTCGGTCAGGGGACGTGATTAAGAAATGTGACGACGTCGACAGCATGATGACTCTGTCATTTGCTGGTTCTCCGCACATTTTTCTTCAGA AGACTAGAGGCGGACTGGTAAAGGTGACCAAAGACCTCCCAGGAATTTTTCTCCGAGTAATAGCTGGCCGCACCACACTAACGGTCCCCTTTTCTTCGTCGTACGCTCACGTGTCTGAGCAG GGCTCCCAGTATGTCGTGACCATTGCTGTTGGATCAAGATCAAATGTGAAAACCTTCACCTGTCCTAAGCCAG CTCGTCGATCGGTGAGTGTTGCTGAGAGATGTGCAGTTGCAGACAGTGAGAAGCTCCCTTGTGGAGGGTCTTCATCCATTAGTCAAGCGGACTGTGAAGCCAACAACTGTTGCTACGATTCAAGCAGCAGCACCAGTCCATGCTACTATGCCAATGATG TGACTGTGCAGTGCACCCTGGATGGCCAGTTTGTGGTGGTGGTGTCTGAGAATGTGACCCTTCCTCCCCTGGATCTTGCGTCCATCCTGTTGGTGGACAGCAGTTCCCCCAGTTGCAGCCCTGTGACCAGCCTGTCTAGCTTTGTCATGTACCAGTTTCCAGTCAGTGCCTGTGGCAGCACAGTTCAG cTGGCTGGTGGAAATGTGACCTACCAGAACACCATGTCTGCTGCCATCACTGTGAGCAGTGGTCCAGATGGCTCCATCACCAGGGACAGTGTCTACAA GTTATTCTTCCAGTGCACCTACTCGGGAAGCCAGGATGTGCAAGTGGAGGCTGAGGTGTATACTGTGGCGCCACCTCTTCCAGTAGTAGAGCAAGGGCCGTTTGACCTGGAATTGGTCATTGCAACAG ATTCCTCCTACGGCTACTACTATGTAGATGCAGACTACCCAGTGACCAAAACTCTGAGGGATCCTGTGGCTGTGGAAGTGCACATCGTGAACAGGACTGACCCAAACCTTGTTCTGACTCTTGGGGACTGCTGGGTCACCCCAGGACCTTCTGCCTCCAGCCAGCCACAGTGGAGTCTTCTAGTGAATGG ATGTCCATACACGGGGGACAACTATTTGACCAGCTTGGTGACAGTGGACAGCACATCTGGAGTGGCCTACCCAAGTCATTACAAGAGATTTGTGTTTGAGATGTTTGCTTTTGTGGACCCTGTAGCTCAGCAAGCCTTGGCTGAAAAG ATCTTCATCTACTGTGTTGCTGCTGCCTGCTATCCCTCTGCCACAGACCCTTGTTCTCAAACTTGCCCCTTTAGAA GATCTGGCAGAGCTGCAGACAAGGTGGAACTGATGGCTCCTGCCAGGAAGAATGTGCTCCTTCACAGTGGTCCTGTAATCTTGGAGGCTGACCAGGTGGAAACTTCCAGAATTGAGCAGAAAG